DNA from Microbacterium sulfonylureivorans:
CACCGGCCCCTTGCCGATGCCGGTGTCGATCACCGCGATGGTCACGCCCTTGCCGCGGGTGGTCTCCCAGGCCTTCTCGACCCCGTAGCCGTCGAGCCAGTACTCGGCCGCACGGACCGGGTCCTCCTCCGGAGCCTCCGGGACGCCGGCGGCCGCCGGCGCGGCGGTGACCAGCGTCAGCGCCGCAGCGGTCGCGATGATCGCCGCGAGAAGGCCACGACTCATCGGGCGTTCCCGGGATGCGCGCAGACGCAGCGCTCGGGCGACCACGACGACAGCTCGAGAGCACGATCGCCGATCGGGTTCACCCCGGGGCCGGCGGCGAGCGCGTGACCGGCCAGGGCGTGGAGGCACTTGACGCGCGTGGGCATGCCGCCGGCGGAGATCCCGTCGATCTCCTCCACTTCGCCGTAGGCGGCCCGGTCGCGCAGATAGGCCTCGTGCGCGCGCCCGTAGGCGGCGGCGACGTCTTCGTCGGCGAGCTCGTCGGACAGCTCGCGCATCACGTGGTCGGCCTCGAGCATCGACATCGCCGCCGTCGCCGCGGGATGGGTCAGGTAGTAGAACGTCGGGAAGGGAGTGCCGTCGGGGAGACGGGGCGAGGTGGCGACGACGGTGGGATTGCCGCAGACGCAGCGCGCGGCGATCCCGACGACGCCACGGGCGGGACGCCCGAGCTGCTCGCGCAGAACGGCGAGGTCGGTGTCGCTGGCAGGGGGGAACGGCACGGTCGTCACCCCGCAAGGGTATCGGTGGCGCCTGGGACGAGCCTGGACCGCTCCGCGTCCGTCGACCGCGCGCCGACGCCGTCTAGGGAGTCGGTGTCCGAGTGGGCTCCGGGTCGGGTACCCCGACGGTCGGGGCCTTCACCGTCTGGGCGAGCCCGGCCGCGGCGACCGACCGCACGAGCTGCGACATCCAGTCTGTGGGCGTCTGCTCGACCTCCTCGCTGACGGGGTCCTGCTCCTGCGGGGCGAGCTCCGGCGGCAGGTCGTTGTCGACGAGATACACCACCTCGCCCGGGCGCACGTAGTACAGCCGCTCGCGCGCCTGGGTTGTGATGTAGGCCGGGTCGGTCCAGCGCTCGCGCTGCGCCTCGAGCTCGGCGACATCCTCCCGGCTCACCTCGACGGCGGCCTCGAGTGCGGCGATCTGCTGTCGCTGGTCGACGTAGGTGCCGATCGTCGGCACGAGCACGAAGGCGGCGAGGACCACCAGGCCGAGCATGATGACCATGAAGCCCGAGAGACGGATGCCCCCGAGCCAGCCCCGCACGTCGACGGCACGCCCGCCGGCCCGCCGCGGGGCACGAGAAGGGGGAGCCGTCGTCTTCGCCACGGCTCCCCCTCTCAGTGCTCTGTCAGCGGCTCTCAGCCCTTGAAGCGCGGGAAGGCCGCACGGCCGATGAACGTCGCCGCGTCGCCCAGCTCCTCCTCGATGCGCAGAAGCTGATTGTATTTCGCCACGCGCTCGCTCCGAGCGGGCGCGCCGCTCTTGATCTGACCTGCACCCGTGGCGACCACGAGGTCGGCGATGGTCGTGTCCTCGGTCTCGCCCGAGCGGTGCGAGAGCATCGCCGTGTAGCCGGCGCGGTGGGCCATGTCGACGGCGTCGAGGGTCTCGGACAGCGTGCCGATCTGGTTCACCTTGACCAGCAGCGAGTTCGCGACACCCCGGGCGATGCCGTCGGCCAGGCGCGTCGGGTTGGTGACGAAAAGATCGTCGCCGACCAGCTGCGTCCGCGTGCCCAGCGCGTCGGTGAGGGCCTTCCAGTTGTCCCAGTCGTCCTCGGCGAGGGCGTCCTCGATCGTGACGATCGGGTAATCGTCGACCAGGCCGACGTAGTACTCGGTCAGCTCGGCCGCGGTCCAGTCCTTCTTGTCGAGGCGGTACACGCCGTCGTT
Protein-coding regions in this window:
- a CDS encoding DUF501 domain-containing protein — translated: MTTVPFPPASDTDLAVLREQLGRPARGVVGIAARCVCGNPTVVATSPRLPDGTPFPTFYYLTHPAATAAMSMLEADHVMRELSDELADEDVAAAYGRAHEAYLRDRAAYGEVEEIDGISAGGMPTRVKCLHALAGHALAAGPGVNPIGDRALELSSWSPERCVCAHPGNAR
- a CDS encoding FtsB family cell division protein codes for the protein MAKTTAPPSRAPRRAGGRAVDVRGWLGGIRLSGFMVIMLGLVVLAAFVLVPTIGTYVDQRQQIAALEAAVEVSREDVAELEAQRERWTDPAYITTQARERLYYVRPGEVVYLVDNDLPPELAPQEQDPVSEEVEQTPTDWMSQLVRSVAAAGLAQTVKAPTVGVPDPEPTRTPTP